A single window of Larimichthys crocea isolate SSNF chromosome XII, L_crocea_2.0, whole genome shotgun sequence DNA harbors:
- the carhsp1 gene encoding calcium-regulated heat-stable protein 1: MSSQDAPIQGSRAVTPPLISVGSPRSPLSPESLQPPFCRHRDRSPSPMRGYLIPSPLPTRRNRTCSATARASEGPMFTGVCKCFSRSKGHGFITPSDGGKDIFVHISDIEGEYVPVEGDEVSYKICSIPPKHEKVQAVEVTITHLKPGTKHETWAGRVVSS, from the exons ATGTCTTCTCAGGACGCGCCCATCCAGGGTTCACGGGCGGTGACCCCCCCTCTGATCTCTGTGGGATCCCCACGTTCTCCACTGTCACCAG AGTCCCTGCAGCCTCcattctgcagacacagagaccGCTCGCCTTCCCCCATGAGAGGCTACCTCATCCCCAGCCCTCTGCCCACCCGCAGGAACAGGACCTGCTCAGc gacggCTCGTGCATCAGAGGGTCCCATGTTTActggtgtgtgtaaatgtttctcCCGCTCCAAAGGCCACGGCTTCATCACGCCATCAGACGGCGGCAAAGACATCTTTGTCCACATCTcaga catcGAGGGCGAGTACGTGCCGGTGGAAGGCGACGAGGTGAGCTACAAGATCTGCTCCATCCCTCCCAAACACGAGAAGGTCCAGGCGGTGGAGGTGACCATAACCCACCTGAAACCGGGAACAAAACACGAGACCTGGGCGGGACGAGTCGTCAGCAGCTGA
- the LOC104926841 gene encoding dual specificity protein phosphatase 3: protein MKNKHGQQVKAATPNRLDMSSFDVTLQQLNDLLTDESGFYSWPTKHFHEVYPRIYVGNAFVAMNVMRLKRQGITHILNAAEGNSFMHVNTNAEFYTGTGIVYHGIPASDTDHFDLSVYFEEAADFVEKALAYKNGKGKVYVHCREGYSRSPTLVIAYLMLRQNMDVHTALAMVRQKREIGPNDGFLRQLCRLNQRLEAEGKFWNK, encoded by the exons ATGAAGAACAAACACGGCCAACAGGTCAAGGCAGCGACTCCGAACCGACTCGACATGTCGAGCTTCGACGTGACTCTCCAGCAACTCAACGACCTGCTGACGGACGAGAGCGGCTTCTACAGCTGGCCCACCAAACACTTCCACGAGGTTTACCCGAGGATCTACGTGGGCAACGC GTTTGTGGCGATGAACGTGATGCGTCTCAAGCGTCAGGGCATCACGCACATCCTGAACGCTGCGGAGGGGAACTCCTTCATGCATGTCAACACCAACGCCGAGTTCTACACCGGCACAGGCATCGTCTACCACGGCATACCCGCCAGTGACACGGACCACTTCGACCTCAGCGTTTACTTTGAAGAGGCGGCAGACTTCGTAGAGAAGGCGCTGGCAtacaaaaatggaaaag GCAAAGTGTACGTTCATTGCAGGGAAGGCTACAGCCGCTCACCTACCTTAGTCATAGCCTACCTGATGCTTCGCCAAAACATGGACGTCCACACCGCTCTGGCCATGGTGCGCCAGAAAAGAGAGATCGGACCCAACGATGGCTTCCTCCGGCAGCTCTGTCGGCTAAACCAAAGGCTGGAGGCCGAGGGAAAGTTCTGGAACAAATGA